From Clostridia bacterium, a single genomic window includes:
- a CDS encoding nucleotidyltransferase substrate binding protein, translating into MGRLEERLVIARRALKTLRKLPLDEVKPDDVVRDAAIQRFEYTFETLWKAAQLACSHGKRSPGCVR; encoded by the coding sequence ATGGGGCGACTTGAGGAACGCCTAGTCATCGCGCGCCGCGCCTTGAAAACGCTGCGGAAACTCCCGCTTGATGAAGTTAAGCCAGACGATGTGGTACGCGACGCAGCCATTCAACGGTTTGAGTACACCTTCGAAACATTGTGGAAGGCTGCTCAGCTAGCTTGCAGCCATGGAAAGAGGAGCCCGGGGTGTGTGAGATGA
- the rfbD gene encoding dTDP-4-dehydrorhamnose reductase has product MRILILGAAGQLGSELRSVLGAEHEVIPTARPEADVADLSQLLAIVKRTSPDVIINAAAYTDVDGCETNRDRPFLINALGARNAAIAAREAGAKLVHVSTDYVFDGTKTGPYFEFDPPNPISVYGASKLWGENLVREQWPKHFIVRTAWLYGRTGKNFVKTMLRLAREQKELRVVNDQRGTPTWAADLARQIARLIQTDCYGTYHCTSQGSCTWYQFALAIFKGAGYEAREEPGGSVRLLPPAGLPGPVTVRPVTSEEFPRPARRPKNSVLENYLLQLQGIDIMPPWEEALARFMTEMEREGGER; this is encoded by the coding sequence ATGCGCATTTTGATTTTAGGTGCTGCCGGCCAACTCGGTTCGGAACTGCGCTCGGTGTTAGGCGCCGAGCACGAGGTCATTCCCACGGCCCGGCCCGAGGCCGACGTTGCCGATCTGTCGCAGCTTCTCGCGATAGTAAAACGGACAAGCCCTGACGTGATCATCAACGCCGCCGCGTACACCGACGTGGACGGCTGCGAAACGAACCGGGACCGCCCCTTCCTGATCAACGCCCTGGGGGCGCGAAACGCGGCCATCGCCGCCCGGGAGGCGGGGGCCAAGCTGGTCCATGTCAGCACCGACTACGTGTTCGACGGTACCAAAACCGGACCCTACTTCGAGTTCGACCCGCCCAACCCCATCAGCGTCTACGGCGCCTCCAAGCTTTGGGGCGAGAACCTGGTGCGGGAGCAGTGGCCCAAGCACTTCATCGTCCGCACCGCCTGGCTCTATGGCCGCACCGGCAAGAACTTCGTCAAGACCATGCTGCGGCTGGCCCGGGAGCAAAAAGAGCTGCGGGTGGTGAACGACCAGCGGGGCACGCCCACCTGGGCGGCGGACCTGGCCCGGCAGATCGCGAGGCTCATCCAGACGGACTGCTACGGCACGTACCACTGTACCTCCCAGGGGAGCTGCACCTGGTACCAGTTCGCGCTCGCCATCTTCAAGGGAGCCGGCTACGAGGCCAGAGAAGAGCCCGGCGGTTCGGTCCGGTTGCTACCGCCTGCAGGGCTGCCCGGGCCCGTGACCGTGAGGCCGGTAACCAGCGAGGAGTTCCCGCGCCCGGCCCGGCGGCCGAAGAACTCGGTCCTGGAAAACTACCTGCTGCAGCTCCAGGGCATCGACATCATGCCTCCCTGGGAAGAAGCGCTGGCGCGCTTTATGACCGAGATGGAGAGAGAAGGAGGAGAGCGGTGA
- a CDS encoding glucose-1-phosphate thymidylyltransferase, translating to MKGLVLAGGKGTRLRPLTYTVAKQLVPVANQPIIHYVMEQIASVGIKEVGVIVAPETGDQIRAALADNPWGLCFTFVRQEEPKGLAHAVMVSREFLGDDPFLMYLGDNLIGQSIQGFVQEFRTSRPEALILLKPVADPRMFGVAEVDGGGNVLRLVEKPKEPPSNLALVGIYLFSPAIHEAIGRIKPSFRGELEITDAIQALLEAGKRVRSHVLEGWWLDTGKKDDLLEANRVVLDELVACALEGEVDEQSRVVGRVRLESGARVERSTVRGPAVIGAGTVIRDSFIGPYTSVGRGCFIEGTALEHSVVLDGARLVNVERLEDSVIGRNAVVAAAKQNSKALRLMIGDDAEVNI from the coding sequence GTGAAAGGTTTAGTCCTGGCGGGAGGGAAGGGCACGCGCCTTCGGCCCCTGACCTATACGGTGGCCAAGCAGCTGGTGCCGGTGGCCAACCAGCCCATCATCCACTACGTGATGGAGCAAATCGCCTCGGTAGGGATCAAAGAGGTGGGGGTGATAGTGGCGCCCGAAACCGGGGACCAGATCCGGGCCGCGCTGGCGGATAACCCCTGGGGCCTTTGCTTCACCTTCGTGCGGCAGGAGGAGCCCAAGGGCCTGGCCCACGCGGTGATGGTGTCCCGCGAATTTCTGGGCGATGACCCTTTCCTCATGTATCTGGGGGACAATCTTATCGGCCAGAGCATCCAGGGCTTCGTGCAGGAGTTCCGCACCTCCCGGCCCGAGGCCCTGATTCTGCTGAAACCCGTAGCGGACCCCCGCATGTTCGGGGTGGCGGAGGTGGACGGCGGGGGCAACGTGCTGCGGCTGGTGGAAAAGCCCAAAGAGCCGCCCTCCAACCTGGCCCTGGTGGGCATTTACCTCTTCTCCCCTGCGATCCACGAGGCCATCGGCCGCATCAAGCCTTCCTTCCGGGGGGAACTGGAGATCACCGACGCCATCCAGGCGCTTCTCGAGGCGGGCAAAAGGGTGAGGAGCCACGTGCTTGAGGGCTGGTGGCTTGACACCGGGAAGAAGGACGACCTCCTGGAGGCCAACCGCGTGGTGCTGGACGAACTGGTGGCCTGCGCCCTGGAGGGCGAGGTGGACGAGCAGAGCCGGGTGGTGGGCAGGGTGAGGCTGGAGAGCGGGGCCCGGGTGGAGCGGAGCACCGTCAGGGGGCCGGCGGTAATCGGCGCGGGCACGGTGATCCGGGACTCCTTCATCGGCCCCTACACCAGCGTGGGAAGAGGCTGCTTCATCGAGGGCACGGCGCTGGAGCACTCGGTGGTCCTGGACGGCGCGCGGCTGGTGAACGTGGAGCGGCTGGAGGACAGCGTAATAGGCCGCAACGCGGTGGTGGCCGCGGCCAAGCAGAACAGCAAGGCCCTGCGGCTGATGATCGGGGACGACGCGGAGGTGAACATCTAG
- the rfbC gene encoding dTDP-4-dehydrorhamnose 3,5-epimerase produces the protein MPFRFTRLEIPEVVLIEPAVFPDERGFFLEAYKYSEFAAFGISERFLQDNHSRSRKGVLRGLHYQNPPKAQGKLVRAVAGEIFDVAVDIRKGSPTYGRWVGATLSAENKAMLYIPAGFAHGFCVLSEAAEVLYKTTEEYAPECEAGIIWNDPEIGIRWPVEDPIISPKDAGWPPLKEAVNGFIYRPGRQGT, from the coding sequence ATGCCCTTCCGGTTCACGCGTCTTGAGATACCCGAGGTGGTGCTGATCGAGCCGGCGGTCTTCCCCGACGAGCGCGGCTTCTTCCTGGAGGCCTACAAGTACTCCGAGTTCGCCGCCTTCGGGATAAGCGAGCGCTTCTTGCAGGACAACCATTCCCGATCGCGAAAAGGAGTGTTAAGGGGGCTGCACTACCAAAATCCCCCAAAGGCGCAGGGCAAGCTGGTGCGGGCGGTGGCGGGGGAGATCTTCGACGTGGCCGTGGACATCCGTAAGGGCTCGCCCACCTACGGCCGCTGGGTGGGGGCCACACTTTCGGCGGAGAACAAAGCCATGCTCTACATACCGGCGGGGTTTGCCCACGGCTTTTGCGTGCTGAGCGAGGCGGCCGAGGTGCTCTACAAGACCACCGAGGAGTACGCCCCGGAGTGCGAGGCCGGGATAATCTGGAACGACCCGGAAATCGGGATCCGCTGGCCGGTGGAGGACCCGATCATCTCCCCCAAGGACGCCGGGTGGCCGCCGCTCAAAGAGGCCGTGAACGGGTTTATCTACCGGCCGGGGAGGCAGGGCACGTGA
- a CDS encoding type II toxin-antitoxin system HicB family antitoxin: protein MLTEYIEAALAEARYELIQDDEPYYGEVPGLRGIWATGKTLEDCRRNLKEVLEGWIVLRLRRGLPIPPIGDCRIEEPEGLAIES, encoded by the coding sequence ATGCTTACAGAATACATCGAGGCGGCGCTGGCGGAGGCCAGGTACGAGCTAATCCAAGACGATGAGCCTTACTATGGCGAGGTACCCGGCCTGCGGGGCATTTGGGCCACGGGGAAGACGCTCGAAGATTGCCGCAGGAACCTCAAAGAAGTGCTTGAGGGGTGGATTGTGCTGCGCTTGCGGCGGGGTTTGCCCATACCACCTATAGGGGATTGCCGCATTGAGGAACCGGAAGGGCTCGCGATCGAAAGCTAG
- a CDS encoding glycosyltransferase has product MRLASQLKGRGWAVRVVSLMPPRAYVQELEAAGIPVFCLGIRRKLPDPRPALRLARLIRERRPHIVHSHTVHANLLARVVRPLAAVRVLVCTAHSIDEGGRLRQLLYRLTDPFCDLTTQVSQAGLERYVRVGAVPAGKIRFIPNGVDTARFKPERKARLALRKELGVEGSFVWLAVGRLEPPKDYPNLLKAFARVAAEQAGAVLLIAGDGPLRPAAQELARELGLERRVTFLGIRRDVPQLMNAADAYVMSSAWEGMPMVLLEASASGLPIVATDVGGNPEVVVEGESGFLVPATDHEALAAAMLRLMRLPEEERRRMGEAGRRHVETNYALDRVVDRWEELYRELLARKGTKCNG; this is encoded by the coding sequence GTGCGCCTGGCCAGCCAGCTTAAAGGCCGGGGCTGGGCCGTGCGCGTGGTTTCCCTTATGCCGCCCCGGGCCTACGTGCAGGAACTGGAGGCGGCGGGCATTCCCGTCTTCTGCCTGGGCATCCGCCGGAAGCTGCCGGACCCGCGACCGGCCTTACGGCTGGCCAGGCTCATCAGGGAACGGCGGCCGCACATTGTGCATAGCCACACGGTACACGCCAACCTGCTGGCCCGGGTCGTGCGGCCACTGGCGGCAGTTCGAGTACTGGTTTGCACTGCCCACAGCATTGACGAGGGCGGCCGGCTGCGGCAACTTCTCTATCGCCTTACCGATCCGTTTTGTGACCTAACCACCCAGGTTAGCCAGGCTGGGCTGGAGCGCTACGTTCGGGTGGGCGCGGTGCCGGCAGGGAAGATTCGCTTCATCCCCAACGGCGTAGACACCGCGCGTTTCAAGCCCGAGCGGAAGGCGCGCCTCGCGCTGCGGAAGGAACTGGGCGTGGAGGGTTCCTTCGTCTGGCTGGCCGTGGGTCGGTTGGAGCCCCCAAAGGACTACCCCAACTTGCTCAAGGCCTTCGCGCGGGTAGCGGCCGAACAAGCTGGCGCTGTGCTCCTGATCGCCGGGGACGGTCCCCTGCGACCCGCGGCGCAGGAGCTTGCCCGGGAACTGGGCCTAGAAAGGCGGGTGACGTTTTTGGGCATCCGCAGGGACGTGCCCCAACTCATGAACGCCGCCGATGCCTACGTGATGTCCTCTGCCTGGGAGGGGATGCCCATGGTGCTCCTGGAGGCCTCCGCTAGCGGTCTCCCTATCGTGGCCACCGACGTAGGGGGAAACCCGGAAGTGGTGGTGGAGGGCGAATCGGGCTTCCTGGTACCGGCGACCGATCACGAGGCGCTGGCGGCCGCGATGCTGCGCCTCATGCGGCTGCCCGAGGAAGAGCGGCGCCGGATGGGCGAGGCTGGCCGCCGCCACGTGGAGACGAACTACGCCCTCGACCGTGTGGTGGACCGGTGGGAGGAGCTGTACCGGGAACTGTTGGCTCGAAAGGGTACAAAGTGCAATGGCTGA
- a CDS encoding glycosyltransferase, with translation MSGPKVALFLPSLRGGGAERVMVNLARGFAERGLAVDLVLARAEGPYLAEVPSSVRAVDLGARRVLYALPGLLRYLRRERPHAMLSALNHANVVAIWARLLSGVETRLVVSEHSTLSRSTENASSLRRRFIPLLIKRFYPRADAVVTVSRGVAEDLVAQTRLPAEKVKVIYNPVVTPELFAKAEEPLDHPWFRPGEPPVIVGVGRLTVAKDFPTLLRAFALVRQDRPARLVILGEGEDRPELETLVRQLGVERDVALPGFVDNPYKYMKRAAVFVLSSQWEGFGMVLVEAMALGTPVVSTDCPSGPAEILEGGKWGRLVPVGKPGQLAGAIMAVLKGERCDPSPRVSSFSIEAITDEYIQLLGVTG, from the coding sequence ATGTCTGGGCCCAAGGTGGCCTTGTTCCTTCCCTCCCTTCGCGGCGGCGGGGCGGAGCGGGTGATGGTGAACCTGGCCCGGGGCTTTGCCGAGAGAGGCCTGGCGGTGGATCTGGTGCTGGCCAGGGCGGAAGGGCCTTACCTTGCGGAGGTGCCCTCCTCGGTGCGGGCGGTGGACCTGGGCGCCCGGCGGGTGCTCTATGCCCTTCCGGGGCTGCTCCGCTACCTGCGGCGGGAGCGACCGCACGCTATGCTGTCCGCCCTCAACCACGCTAACGTGGTGGCCATTTGGGCCAGGTTGCTGTCCGGGGTCGAAACTCGACTGGTAGTTTCGGAGCACAGCACCCTAAGCCGGTCTACGGAAAACGCTTCCTCTTTGCGAAGGCGGTTTATACCTCTGTTGATCAAGCGCTTTTATCCAAGGGCTGACGCGGTGGTAACAGTATCCCGCGGGGTAGCGGAGGACTTGGTGGCCCAGACCAGGCTACCCGCAGAGAAGGTGAAGGTCATCTACAACCCCGTGGTCACGCCGGAGCTCTTCGCCAAGGCCGAGGAGCCGTTGGATCACCCCTGGTTTCGGCCCGGCGAACCGCCAGTGATCGTGGGCGTCGGGAGACTGACAGTGGCGAAGGATTTTCCCACCCTCCTCCGCGCCTTCGCCCTGGTCCGCCAGGACCGCCCGGCCCGGCTCGTGATCCTAGGTGAGGGTGAAGACCGCCCGGAACTCGAGACCCTGGTGCGGCAGCTGGGAGTCGAACGAGACGTGGCCCTGCCTGGATTCGTAGACAACCCCTACAAGTACATGAAGCGTGCGGCGGTCTTCGTGCTCTCCTCGCAGTGGGAAGGTTTCGGCATGGTGTTGGTAGAGGCTATGGCTCTAGGAACGCCGGTAGTGTCCACCGACTGCCCCAGCGGCCCAGCCGAGATCCTCGAGGGCGGCAAATGGGGGCGGCTCGTGCCAGTTGGAAAGCCCGGCCAACTGGCGGGCGCCATAATGGCGGTTCTCAAGGGGGAACGTTGTGACCCTTCACCACGCGTCAGCTCTTTCTCGATAGAGGCGATAACGGATGAGTATATCCAACTCCTCGGTGTCACCGGCTAA
- a CDS encoding O-antigen ligase family protein — MSISNSSVSPAKQLNFVGVVILVIFTGTAVLSLQTPSRDYLFPLAAYLQLLLQVSGFAIALPLLRLRRSGMGSNLLALLCLLLFFALVSVWWSPYPELTLRRTLMIMVTSMFVAILTLGDPTPIATFTGLSKGLALFGGAMSVVGLAVYLFGDVMVLEYGTVQTLRLGPITLSQRLYGISPFWRISSLFGNPNTLASWLLISLTLTAYHAANAPHRGRWAAWTLLQVLALLLTFSRAGILATVLSLAMLWYLSRSQGPASRGWRQIIWIAAAMALLGAGLAIFCAYGDGLTSIAGLYHPARLSLDLNLRELAWRPLWQTILERPLMGVGFGVSSEAVLLPEGVQIVAHNTFLAVASEVGILGLLTFLVLWFLPLFVGTRRLRHRTGTERTVLATCVAIATGLVIHQVFEGAILRYGFHTLFWMYLLALMVHPAVGVPNNEPMVCKGFVPNHGSSLRRGGDATGAPGQPA, encoded by the coding sequence ATGAGTATATCCAACTCCTCGGTGTCACCGGCTAAACAACTAAACTTCGTCGGCGTCGTCATACTCGTCATCTTCACTGGTACTGCCGTGCTTTCTCTCCAGACGCCCTCAAGGGACTACCTATTTCCTCTAGCGGCGTACCTGCAGCTACTGTTACAAGTCTCCGGTTTCGCCATCGCGTTACCACTTCTCCGACTACGCCGCTCTGGCATGGGCAGCAACCTACTAGCGCTCTTGTGCCTCCTCTTATTTTTTGCCTTGGTATCCGTCTGGTGGAGCCCATACCCTGAGCTTACACTTCGTAGGACTTTGATGATAATGGTTACCTCAATGTTTGTCGCCATCCTTACCCTGGGCGACCCCACCCCAATAGCCACGTTTACCGGTCTCAGTAAAGGGCTGGCTTTGTTCGGTGGAGCGATGAGCGTTGTGGGATTGGCGGTGTACCTCTTTGGTGATGTAATGGTGCTAGAGTACGGTACCGTCCAGACACTGCGGCTCGGCCCAATAACCCTCAGTCAACGGCTCTATGGCATATCCCCTTTTTGGCGCATTTCCTCGCTCTTTGGCAACCCGAACACCTTGGCCTCATGGCTTCTCATTAGCCTCACCCTCACGGCCTACCACGCGGCAAACGCGCCACATCGTGGACGCTGGGCAGCGTGGACTCTACTGCAGGTGCTGGCACTCTTACTTACCTTTTCTCGCGCCGGCATTTTGGCGACGGTTCTGAGCCTAGCGATGCTCTGGTATCTTTCCCGAAGCCAAGGCCCTGCATCGCGCGGGTGGCGACAAATCATATGGATTGCCGCCGCCATGGCTCTCCTGGGTGCGGGGCTTGCGATTTTTTGTGCTTATGGCGACGGCTTGACAAGCATTGCTGGCCTCTACCACCCGGCGCGCCTCTCTCTGGACCTAAACCTGCGCGAACTTGCGTGGCGCCCACTCTGGCAGACTATTCTAGAACGGCCCCTGATGGGCGTAGGTTTTGGGGTAAGCTCCGAGGCAGTACTGCTCCCAGAGGGGGTCCAGATAGTGGCACACAATACCTTCCTCGCTGTGGCCAGCGAAGTGGGCATTCTAGGCTTGCTGACGTTCCTTGTCCTGTGGTTTCTTCCCTTGTTCGTAGGTACGAGGAGGCTTAGGCACCGCACCGGCACCGAGAGAACCGTCTTGGCTACCTGTGTGGCCATCGCGACCGGCCTAGTTATCCACCAGGTGTTCGAGGGAGCCATTTTAAGGTACGGTTTCCACACACTGTTTTGGATGTATCTTCTTGCCCTGATGGTTCACCCGGCGGTAGGAGTGCCAAATAATGAGCCAATGGTCTGCAAGGGTTTTGTTCCTAATCACGGGTCTAGCTTACGGCGGGGCGGAGACGCAACTGGTGCGCCTGGCCAGCCAGCTTAA
- a CDS encoding flippase: protein MEIRGSLLARNTLLNFIGQVLPLMVGLVTMPFIVRGLGTERFGLLSLAWVILGYFAVFDLGLGRATTKFVAEALGKGEADRVPGLVWTTVATQALLGAAGGLTLAAVTPLLVERALNVPPYLVREASSAFYVLAVGVPVTLISGSFVGVLGAAQRFDLVNAVKIPASCLTYLLPLLGLTLGLGLPAIVALTLVARVAALIAFLVLNLRLIPGLKRWSAEFSLFRSLFSFGVWVTISSIVGPILVYLDRFLIGSVLSISAVAYYSAPYEVVTRLLIIPGSLTTALFPAFSALEAVRDRGRASLFFARSIKYILLALGPVVLLIGLFARDGLQMWLGPDFASESTAALQILGVGVLINSLAQVPFALLQGVGRPDLPAKFHLLELPLYVGVAWLMICRWGIAGAAGAWTLRVTLDAALLFGAALRGYQLPSSLLRANGVPRTLYAIIALGTAAYAIKRLFMVHPLLLQALMVLGLFVCFVWFCWWRILDPSERGLFIKGART from the coding sequence GTGGAGATCCGGGGGAGTCTGCTTGCCCGCAATACCCTACTGAACTTCATTGGCCAGGTCCTGCCCCTTATGGTCGGGCTGGTCACGATGCCGTTCATCGTGCGCGGCCTGGGCACGGAGAGGTTCGGCCTTCTCTCGCTGGCGTGGGTGATACTGGGCTATTTTGCCGTCTTTGACCTGGGGCTCGGGCGGGCCACCACCAAGTTCGTCGCCGAGGCCCTGGGCAAGGGCGAAGCCGACCGGGTGCCGGGGTTGGTCTGGACGACGGTAGCGACGCAAGCGCTCCTGGGGGCCGCGGGCGGGCTGACCCTGGCCGCTGTCACGCCGCTTTTGGTGGAGCGCGCACTGAACGTTCCTCCGTATTTAGTAAGGGAAGCCAGCAGTGCCTTCTACGTACTGGCTGTCGGCGTTCCGGTCACCCTGATCTCCGGGTCGTTCGTGGGGGTTCTGGGAGCTGCCCAGAGATTTGACCTGGTCAACGCGGTAAAGATTCCCGCAAGTTGCCTAACCTATCTTCTGCCGTTGCTCGGCTTAACGTTAGGGCTCGGCCTTCCGGCCATCGTGGCCCTGACCCTTGTGGCCAGGGTGGCGGCCTTGATTGCGTTCCTGGTCCTAAATCTTCGTCTGATTCCGGGCCTAAAGCGGTGGTCGGCCGAGTTTAGCTTATTTCGGAGCCTTTTTTCGTTCGGCGTCTGGGTGACGATCTCGAGCATTGTTGGGCCCATCCTCGTTTATCTGGACCGCTTCCTCATAGGCTCGGTCCTGTCGATATCCGCGGTTGCCTACTACAGCGCCCCTTATGAGGTAGTAACACGTTTACTGATCATCCCCGGAAGTCTTACCACGGCTTTATTTCCGGCGTTCAGCGCCTTAGAAGCAGTTAGGGATAGGGGCAGAGCCAGTCTCTTCTTTGCACGTTCAATCAAATACATCTTACTGGCATTGGGGCCCGTGGTGTTACTGATAGGCTTGTTCGCCAGGGACGGTTTGCAAATGTGGTTAGGGCCCGACTTCGCTTCGGAAAGCACTGCGGCGCTCCAGATTCTTGGTGTGGGCGTACTGATCAATTCGCTGGCCCAAGTGCCTTTTGCCCTGCTTCAAGGGGTAGGGCGGCCTGATCTCCCTGCCAAGTTCCACCTGCTGGAGCTACCGCTTTACGTCGGGGTGGCTTGGCTCATGATCTGCCGGTGGGGCATCGCCGGAGCGGCAGGTGCTTGGACGCTACGGGTTACGCTCGACGCAGCCCTGCTGTTCGGCGCCGCCCTCAGGGGTTATCAGTTGCCGTCGAGCCTGTTAAGGGCTAATGGGGTGCCGCGCACGCTGTATGCCATTATTGCTCTTGGAACAGCAGCCTACGCCATAAAGAGGCTGTTCATGGTTCACCCGCTGTTACTTCAAGCTTTAATGGTTCTCGGCCTTTTTGTCTGCTTTGTCTGGTTTTGCTGGTGGAGAATCTTAGATCCCTCAGAGCGGGGGCTGTTCATTAAGGGTGCCAGGACGTGA
- a CDS encoding glycosyltransferase — protein MVVSDDGSTDRTIEILDSFAKAASFPVRVYRNPERLGYSRNFERAIELCSGDIIFLCDQDDVWFPEKVKTVLQAFQAPEHPLVVGNNAELTDADLRPTGLTAVRQLSGAGLRADSFVWGCCTAFLAELRVAILPIPHDCIGHDGWIHRVALTLDRRVLLPQPLQYFRRHGSNASHWFVIQTRRVTILDRVKHYAPGDTRAACKQRLAQLEMLSSRLRDRGRELETLLGEDLELNAALERIRREQQAVMRRLAMLALRGPSRWVPAWRMLRAGDYSYFSGWMSLVKDLVQ, from the coding sequence TTGGTTGTCTCTGACGACGGATCCACGGATCGTACGATCGAGATTCTCGATTCTTTCGCCAAGGCGGCGTCCTTCCCTGTGCGCGTTTACCGCAACCCGGAGCGGCTGGGGTATTCCAGGAATTTCGAGCGCGCCATCGAGCTTTGCAGTGGTGACATAATTTTTCTTTGTGATCAAGACGACGTATGGTTCCCGGAAAAAGTTAAGACCGTGCTACAGGCGTTTCAGGCGCCGGAGCATCCCCTGGTGGTGGGTAACAACGCGGAGTTGACGGACGCGGACCTGAGGCCGACCGGATTGACCGCCGTACGGCAGCTCAGTGGCGCAGGTCTTCGTGCTGACAGTTTTGTTTGGGGCTGTTGCACAGCATTTCTGGCTGAACTCCGGGTTGCAATCCTGCCCATTCCGCACGACTGTATCGGGCACGACGGCTGGATCCACAGGGTCGCGCTGACTCTGGACCGTCGCGTACTCTTGCCACAGCCCCTGCAGTATTTCAGGCGCCACGGATCGAACGCCTCCCACTGGTTTGTGATCCAAACTAGGCGGGTGACGATCCTTGATCGGGTCAAGCATTACGCCCCCGGAGACACGCGGGCAGCTTGTAAACAGCGCTTAGCTCAATTAGAAATGCTCTCCAGCCGCCTGCGGGATCGAGGGAGAGAACTGGAAACCCTGCTAGGGGAAGATTTGGAGTTGAATGCCGCCCTCGAAAGAATACGGCGAGAACAACAGGCAGTGATGCGCCGCCTGGCAATGCTCGCGTTGAGGGGGCCTTCTAGATGGGTACCGGCGTGGCGGATGCTCCGGGCAGGCGATTACAGCTACTTTAGCGGCTGGATGAGTCTGGTGAAGGATTTGGTCCAGTAG
- a CDS encoding type II toxin-antitoxin system HicA family toxin, with amino-acid sequence MRNRKGSRSKARLTPVSWAELVKRLRDFGFEGPYRGGKHLCIPNPHRREIGVDLLSRILKQAGISREDWLRGQSQGD; translated from the coding sequence TTGAGGAACCGGAAGGGCTCGCGATCGAAAGCTAGACTTACGCCGGTTTCCTGGGCGGAACTGGTGAAGCGGCTGAGGGATTTCGGATTCGAGGGGCCGTACCGGGGAGGGAAACACCTTTGCATCCCCAACCCCCACCGGAGGGAGATCGGTGTGGACCTGTTATCACGAATTCTGAAGCAAGCAGGTATTTCTAGAGAGGACTGGCTCAGGGGCCAAAGCCAAGGTGATTGA
- the rfbB gene encoding dTDP-glucose 4,6-dehydratase → MKLLVTGGCGFIGSNFIRYVLEEGPGWEAVINLDKLTYAGNLTNLRDVERDPRYKFVRGDIADRDLVDKIFARERPDAVVNFAAESHVDRSILDASPFIETNIKGVQVLLEAARKYRVERFLQVSTDEVYGSLGEEGCFSEESPLRPNSPYAASKAAADLLCRSYHKAYSVPVIITRSSNNYGPYQFPEKLIPLMIRNALLGKELPVYGEGKQVRDWLYVEDNCRAIALVLNHGRPGEVYNIGGGCERRNLEVVRLICRILKENPRTRHLEPEIRFIKDPRGAAHDFRYALACSKIKQELGWEPEMDFEEGLRRTADWYLGNQAWVEEVITGEYQQYYEKVYGWGYAK, encoded by the coding sequence GTGAAGCTTCTGGTAACCGGTGGCTGCGGCTTTATCGGCAGCAACTTCATCCGCTACGTTCTTGAAGAGGGCCCGGGTTGGGAAGCGGTAATAAACCTGGACAAGCTTACCTACGCGGGCAACCTCACCAATCTCAGGGACGTCGAGCGCGACCCCCGCTACAAGTTCGTCCGGGGCGACATCGCCGATCGGGACCTGGTGGACAAAATCTTTGCCCGGGAGCGGCCGGACGCGGTGGTGAACTTCGCCGCCGAATCCCACGTGGACCGGAGCATCCTCGACGCCAGCCCCTTTATTGAGACCAACATTAAAGGGGTGCAGGTCCTGCTGGAGGCGGCCCGCAAGTACAGGGTGGAGCGGTTCCTGCAGGTCTCCACCGACGAGGTGTACGGCAGCCTGGGCGAGGAGGGGTGCTTTTCCGAGGAGTCCCCCTTGCGGCCCAACTCCCCTTATGCCGCCAGCAAGGCCGCCGCCGACCTCCTTTGCCGGTCCTATCATAAGGCCTACAGTGTCCCGGTGATCATTACCCGCAGCTCCAACAACTACGGCCCCTACCAGTTCCCGGAGAAGCTCATCCCGCTGATGATCCGCAACGCGCTCCTGGGCAAGGAGCTGCCGGTGTACGGCGAGGGAAAGCAGGTACGGGACTGGCTCTACGTCGAGGATAACTGCCGGGCCATAGCCCTGGTGCTTAACCACGGTCGGCCCGGCGAGGTCTACAACATCGGGGGCGGGTGCGAGAGAAGGAACCTCGAGGTGGTTCGGCTCATCTGCCGGATCCTGAAGGAAAACCCCAGGACCCGGCACCTCGAACCGGAAATCCGGTTCATCAAAGACCCCCGGGGTGCGGCGCACGACTTCCGCTACGCCCTGGCCTGCTCCAAGATTAAGCAGGAGCTGGGGTGGGAACCCGAGATGGACTTTGAAGAGGGCCTTCGCCGGACGGCGGATTGGTATTTGGGCAACCAGGCCTGGGTGGAGGAAGTAATCACGGGCGAGTACCAGCAGTATTACGAGAAGGTGTACGGGTGGGGGTACGCGAAGTAG